The Candidatus Eremiobacteraceae bacterium DNA segment GCGAACACGCGGATGATCCGTTCGCTGTTCATTCTGCGCAAGACCGGTGGCTCGGTCACCCAATTGAACGAGGCGACATCGGCGAGCGGCACGAGCTGGCCGTTATCGGAACGCACCGGTGTGGTCTCGAGATTGTGCACGTCGTTGCGAACGTCCGGCGCGAATTGCACGATAGTGTCGATCAAGCCCTGGTCGCTGCGGACTTTGGTAGCGATCACGCCGCCGATAGCCGCGCGTGCAGTGCTTGCGGCCGCCAGCGGTGATATCCCGAGCATGGTCGCGCGGGCGCGATCGATCTTCACTTCGAGCCGTGGGCCGGTCATCTGGCTCGTCGCATTCACGCCGGTGGTATTCGGTTGGCGTTTGATGAAGTCGGCAAGCTTCGCCGCCGCTGCGTCCAACGCTTCGACGGGACCGCTCAGCGTGTATGTCATGTCGGCGCCGCCGCCGTTTTGTGCGCCGCCTGAGGTGAGGAGCGCTCCGGGGACCATCGTGCTCATCTTGTTGATCTGATCGACGAGCTTGTGTTCTTCATGGGTGTACTGTGGGAGCAAGTCGATCTGAATCGTGGACGTGTAGGTGCCGTCGCCGCCAATCGTCTCTACGACGTCTTTGACGTGCGGATTTTTCATGAAAACCCCGGCGATGCGATCGGTGCCGGTTTGAGTCGCGGAAAGCGAAGTGCCTATTGGATACTGGAGGCTCGCATTTGCCTGGCCGTACTCCGTGTTCGGTTGGAACTCGGTCGGGATGACCGCGACGAGCCCGAGCGACAAGATCACGAGCACGGCCGAACCGATGCACACCATCCACGGATGGCTCAGCGCCTTTGGAAGCGCGCGATCGTGGTATCTCTTCCGCAAACCGTCGAACCATGAGGTGAAGCTGCGCACGAAGCCGATCGGACTTTCCTTCGGTTTGCGCACCACGGCCCATTTAGCTGCGAGCAACGGAGTCAACGTGAATGAGACGAGCAGCGAGAACATGGTCGCGGTGACGATGACGAGTCCGTACTCGCGAAGAAACTCGCCAACGATGCCACCCATGAACGCGATCGGCGCAAACACGACGACGTCCACGAGCGTGATCGCGATCGCGGCCCCGCCAATCTCGGTACGGCCCACGAGCGCGGCTTCGTCCGGCCGCTTACCCATCTCGCGGTGCCTGGTGATATTTTCGATCACCACGATCGAATCGTCCACAAGGATGCCGATAGTAAGCGAAAGCCCCATCAGCGACAGCAGGTCGATGGAAAAACCGAGTAGCCACATCACGAAGAACGTGGCCATGATCGAGGTGGGGATGGCTATCATGACCACGATGGCGCTGCGCCACACGTGAAGGAAGAGCAGCAGCACGAGGGCGGTGAGGATGATGCCTTCGAGCAGATTCGTGCCGACGCCGCCGATGGCTTGGCTCAAGAAGTCGTTGTCCGCTTGGATCTCGGCGAAATGCACTTTGGGATTCTGCGTCTTCAGATCCGCCAAAGCGGCGCGCACCAGCCCTGTGGTGGACGCGGTGTCACCGTCGGAATCGTGCGCGACGTTGAGGATGATGGCCGACTTCCCGTTCAGCGTCGAAATCACGCGCTGGTCCGCGTGGGTGTCCACAACCGTGGCGACGTCGCCCACTTTCAGCGAGTTACGGGCGGCGCCGGGCACGTTGACGGGTAGTTGGGCGAAATCGGCTGGATCGGTGATGTCGGCGCGAACGCCGACCGTGGCTTCGGTCTTGCCTTGGTCGAGCCGGCCGCCCGGCAATGACACGTTACCCGTTGACAGCGCATCGCTCACGTCGAGCAAGGTCGCGCCCGCGCCCGCAAGACGCGCCGGATCGGGGTTCACGTGTATCTCGCGCGTGAAGTCGCCGCCGACGTTGATCGTGCCGACGCCCTTGATGCCGCGAAGCTTCGGAACGACGTCTCGCTGCACGAGATCGGAAAGCGCAACCGCCGACATCGAGTCGGACGTGATGGCTTCGGTCAGGATCGGCGAAGAGCCCGTATCGGCTCGGAAGATCTGCGGTGGGTTCAGATCGGCGGGCTGAAATCCGCGCGCTTGATTGACGGCTTGTTGAACGTCGTTGGCTCCAGCGTTGATATCGGTGCCAAGCTTGAACTGAACGCTGATCGTGGCGGCGCCCTCCGTGGAGCGCGCGAAGATTTGGTCGACGTGTCGGACATCTTGCAGCTGATCTTCGATCGGCCGGATGACCAGACGTTCCATCTCCTCCGGACTTGCCCCAGGATAGGCCGAGTCTATTTCGACGCCGGGGAACTGGATATTTGGATTGATGTTTTGGCCCATCATCTTGAAACCGATGATGCCAAAAACGACCACGGCCACGAAAAACATCGTGACGATGGACGGTTGCTTAAGAGCGAATTTCGTCAGCCACATATCCCTGATACCTCAGAGGCGGCTGTTTGTTTCAGAGGTCCTGCTTGGGCCTGCCGAAGCGATACCACCCCACCGCTACCAGCACCGCGAACAGCGCGATGTATGGCAGATAAGCCGCCAGCCACAGTGCACCCGAAAGGATGCCGAGCGTGAAGCCACCCACCGAGCGAAGCGCCGCTTGCCATGCATCACCGAGTTTTTGGGCGCCGGTGGGCGCGACCGTCGTGGTTTTCGCGGCCGCATCCGTCAACGAGACGTCAATCGTAGAATACGCCACTTGATGCTTTTCAGCCTGTAGCTGAGCGTCGAGCTGCTCCACTTGCTCGCGCACTTGAGCCAACTGCTGTTCAGCTGCGAGCACGTCGTCGATCTTGCCTTGGCGGTCCATAATCCTTAGCAGGTCCGCTTCAGTGCGGCGCGCATTTTTCAGCCGCGCCTGAACGTCGACGATCTGCGCCGATACGTCTTGGGCCGATACCGAACGCGCCTGCACGCCGCCGACCGACGCGAGCGCGCTCATGGCGGATTCGAACTCGCGCTGCGGCACGCCGATCTGCAGTTGTGCCGTGTGGCGCTCGCCCGCCTGAGTCGGCGTCTGATCGGAAAGCGAGAGCACGTTGCCGCCGTGAGTTCGCGCGACGACCTGCGTCGCATCGATCGCCTTCTCGACGTCGGCGACAAGCAGGCTGATCGAACCTGTGCGGATCATTTGCGGAGCGGCTGCGTCGGACGCGATCGACTGAGGCGCAGATGCGTCAACCGCGTTTGCGGTCGCTACCGCCGCGGCGGTCGTCGTCAATTTGCCGAACGTCCGCGTCGTTGGAAGATTCACATGCACGGCGCCAGACGGCGCCTCCAATTGCAGGTTCGCGATCTGCTCAGTCCCATCGCCGGGCGTTGACGGACCTGGAAACCACCCGAACGCCACGTGACCGACGATCGCCACCGCCGCCACTGCCGGCAAGGCCGCCAGCAGCCAGCCGGCGCCCGCGAGCGAAGCCCACAGCTTGCCGACGCTGCGCGGTGCATGCTCCTCGCGCGCGATTCGCGCAAGCGATTTCGCGAGCAGCGTCTCCGGCGGCCCTTCGACGGCCGCGTCCTTCTCCAGCATGTAGTCGCGCAGCGAGGTGAGCTCTTCGACTTCGGCCGCACACTCCGCGCAGCTGTCGATTTCAGATTCGACTGCCGTTCGCTCCTCGAGCGACAGCGTGTCGTTGATGTACCACGGCAGCAGCTCGCTGATGTTGCGGTGCGTCATGATGCCTCACCGTGCAGCCCGCGGCGCACGAAATATTCGCGGAGATGTCGTCGCGCGTGGAACATTCTCGTTTTCACCGTGTTGACCGGACAGCCTGCGATATCGGAGATCTGCTGATAGGAGTAGCCCTGCGTCAGCGCCAGTTCGACCACTGCGCGATGCTCGGGTGATAGCGTGCCCATCGCCGCTTCGAGATGCCGCCGCAGCAGATCGGCCATCGCGCTCTCTTCAGGGCTCGGGCGCGGATCGGACATCGCCGCCACCGCGTGCAATTCCACGGGGGGCGGTTTGCGCTTGCGCAGCGCGTCGATCGCTTTGTGATACGCGATGCCGAAGAGCCACGTCGCCGGTTTGGAATCGTTGCGAAACCTCGGCGCGCCGCGCCACACTTCCACCATGACGTCGTTGACGAGTTCTTCCGCTTGCTGTTTTTCGCGCACCATGGAAAGAAGATAGCGGTAGAGCCGGACCTCATATGCGCGGTAGAGGCGCTCGAAAGCGGACCGGTCGCCGCGCGCGATCTGTGCCAGCCAATACCGGGCATCTTCTTCTGCGTGCGGTGCGTCCATATACCATATGTCGGAATCCGGCGCCAAAAGGTTCACTCGTAGTTACGAGGGCAACCCGTACTAGGGAACCCGTACGAGGGCGAGCATCGCTCGCCCCGTTTTTTTAGGAATGGGCAAGCGATGCTTGCCCTACTACATAGACGGCGAATGGGCGAGCGATGCTCGCCCTAGTACCGGGCCGCGGCGCGGACTTGCGCGAGCGGCTTGCTCAGATCGGCCATCAGTTCAGGCCCTACGACCGCGAACGGGGTCGTGCCGTAGCAGAGCAGCCGGTCGTGGAAATCCAGCATCGTGCCGCGAGAGCCCATCTTCTGCCGGTACTGCGCTTCAATCGTCTCAAGCTGATTCCGCCCGACCGTGTACGCAATCACGTACCCCGCGCCGAGCGCTATGCCGGCGACCGCAGCGTCTGCCTCGGATTTGGGGAACCCGGTCTGCTGTGAGAAAAAATCGGCTGCCTGACGATATGACCACTGACCGCTGGCGAGCATCGGATCCACGATCGCCCGCGCGCCGCGCACGCGTTCCCATTGCGCGGTGTAGTAGCGCCCGTCGAGGTCATCGCCGTACAGACCCAATTGCACGAACATCTCCTCGCCGTAAAACGCCCAGCCTTCGGCGAACACGCCGCTTCCCTGGATCTTGCGCACGAAGTCCGGATGCCGCCGCGCGATCGACAACTGGAGGAAATGGCCGGGCATGGCCTCGTGTGCGCCCGTCGACAGAATCCGGTCGCGATCGAAATCCTGATTCGGATCCAACGTCTTCGCAGCTTCTGCAAGCGACGTCGGCGGTGTTATGAAGTAGAATCCGTCGATCTCCGGCGCGAATTGGCGCGGCGGATTCATCGAGGCGCCCGGCGAGACCGGCTGCAGGAACTTCGGCGTTTCAACAACGTTGATGTTGCCCAACCAAGCCGGAACCGTCACGACTTGATTGTCGGTGACATAGCGGCGCAGATCGGCGATGCGTGCGCGGTAGTAGGTCACTAGCGCATTTCCGCTTGGCGCCATGCCACCGCCGGAAAGCGGACCAAACGGAGTGTGCGTGGTCTGCGAGAGGTGTTCGAGCCACACCCGGACCGCCCAGCCGTGATTCAGTTCATCGTATCCCATTCTTGCGACGTCGTTCGCGTCGAATGGCAGGAGCTGTTCGTCGCGCAGCATCGCATCGTAATTAGCGCGGCCCATCGCAAAATTCTCAGGCCACGAGGCGACGTGCGCGTCGATATATTTCTTTGTGGCGGCCATAACGGTCACCGTCTTGTCACGGGCTGCCGAAAACCGCTTGAACTTATCGGCAGACATCTGCGTTTTGGCCGCTACGGTAAGCGCGCCGTCGAAGAAATCGGCCACGCCTGCGAGCTCTTCGCTTCCGACGACGCCGTACAGATGACCGGGCGTCGTGACGAGCGACTGCGCCGCGACGATGAATGCCGGCGCTTTTTCCAATCGCGATGTGATATCGTCCCATGCGCGCGCGACGCCGGCGGCGGTCGCGCCGTTCACGCCGGTAGTGGGCACGTGCTGAAATTGAGTGAAGATCGCTCCGACGACCGCGTTGGCCGGACCGGCGTAGTCCTTGCGATCCACGTTGTAGACCGTGTATTGCCGTGAAAGTCCCGTGAGTTGCGCGCCGAGCAGTTTAGCGTCGTCGCGCTCGACGAGCGTCATCGATGATCCGTACTGCGAAGTGATCTTCGCGAGCCTGCTCTGCCATGTAGCGATCAGCGTCATGTCCTGGCTGCGCGCGTCTTCCGACGCCGCATCGATCTGGCCATCGTACCCGGCGATGCCTAGAGCGGTCGCGGTCAGCGGATGCACGCGCGCCCAGGTGTAGGTCATATCCTTCGCCAGCGTTTGCATTTGCTGATAGGCCGGACCGTTGGCGCCCATCGCAACGCCGGGGGCGGCGGCCACGACTAACAACCCAAGCGCAAACACTATGATAGCAGGACGATTCATAGATGGCTCCTCACTTCAGACAGACGACCGTCGCGCTTTCGGTGGTTTGGCCTAAGCCCACTTTTTCCCGAGCGCGTCTAAATTCGAGCGCCCTAGATCTTCGGGTGTCATTGCAATCCGGAATTCCACTTCGGCATTGAATGTGAGAAACAACGGCTCGGCCAACGTCGGGACATCGGAAGCATCGTTGACATTCACGACGAGGGTGCAGCCACGGCGTCCGTGATGCTCGGAGAAATAGGCGGCTTCGGGCTTGATGGACTCAAGAATTTTCTGGATCTTCTGTCCGGCACTTCCATCGCGAACGGCGGAGTTAAAAGGTTCGAGCGGAAATTGAACGTGCATGAGCATGCGCATGATGTCACTCCAAAGATAACTAAGCGCTATACCAAAGTCCTGCAGCATGTAAGTTTGCGGCGGTACGATTGGCAAGTTGACGGTGATTGGATGCTACGCTTGCCACGGACCAGATGCCCGTTCCTGCTTTGTCGGCTACCGCACGACCGTGACGTTGATGTCGGTCTCACCGGCGGAGACTTCTCTGACGACCAGCGCCGAATCCGAATTTGCGCGCCGCACAGTAAACCTGACATATTCGCGGCCGGACACTTGCAGCATGGTCTCGGCGGCGTCGGCGGGCGTGCGGTCTTCATACCAGCGGCGCACCGTCTCGATCGAGGCGGGCGCGACGTAATCCGTCGATCTCCCGATACGTCCGGCGGAATCGAGCGCCGATCCGCCTGGCTGGAGGACGGCGCCCGGATACACGGGCGGATGCAGGACGTCGTATCGTGCGCCCATCGCGGTCGGGGTGAACTGAATCGCGCGCATCTGCGGACTTTGGTACGCAAACGCGCTCCGGCCGTAATAGAAGATGCCGGGACCAAACGCGATGATGGCTAACACCGCCGCAGCCTGCGCCAAGAACGGCAGATCTCGAAACCAGCGGTAATCTGCGACGAGCATCCTATACGCCATCGGCGTCCAGCCAAACGATTCGATCCGCCGCGCCCACGCATCGTCCAACGCGTCCGAGAGTGCGAACGCCGACCATTCATCGACTTCGATCATCCGCGTCCGGTCGCGCGTTTCGAGCGCGACGAGACGCCGCGCGTGCGCGTCCAACAATTCCGACGGCGATGCGGATGGAAAGTCTTCGACGAATTCCCGCGGCACTGGGCGCATCGGCTTTTCGCCCGGTGACGTGCTGCGCGAACGCACGAGCGAGCCGTTCATGCCATAGGAGACCATCGACAGTGAAGTCGGTCCGGCGGAGCGCTCCTCAGGCGCGGTGCCCGCTTTACCCTTTCCGGGTGGGATCAGCGCGCACGAGTGGAAGAGAACCGCGACGATCGAGCGACGCCCTCGATTCACGAAGATGCGTCTGCGCACGATCGCGTTGCCTTTTGTCGAGACGCAGTCACCGCGCCGCGTGAACCCGAGTGCCGCGACTGCGGTCTCCAACTCCACGGCTTCGCCGCTTTTCAGGGCGTCGAATTGGCGCGGATCGGCCTCACGCCGGAGAACGGCTTCGCGCCGCGAACGGAACTGCCCGGCCTCGCCGGAAAGAAGCACGGCCAGGACCACGACGGCGCCGGTCGACATCGCGCTGGTCGAGCTAAAACCTAAGAACCGCCACGCCACGAACGAGCCGGCCCAAAAAAAGAAGACCAGCCTGCCTATCCATGGGATATAGCGGCCACCCCAATACCACACGCTCATGAGTATCGACGCCAAGCGTGACAATCCATGCTCTTGCGACCCTGCGGCTGTCTTCTACTAGTTACATAGTTGACAAGCGCCACCGCGCGATGTATGCTTGCCCCATGGCACGCAATACATCACCAACCCTCACTGCCGCGGAACACCGCGTGATGGACACGCTTTGGCGTCTCGGCCCAGCGACGGTGGCCGACGCAGCCGTCGGCATCGGCAAGCCGCTGCTCGCGTACACAACGGTGCTCACGGTCCTCCGTACCCTCGAACGCAAGGGCTATGTGCGCCACAAGTCCGAGGGCAGAGCGTACGTCTACGAGCCGGCGGTCGATCGCAATGCGGTCCGCCGCGATGTCGTCGGCTACGTTTTGCAACAGTTCTTCGACGGTTCGCCGCGCGCGCTGCTTCTGAACCTCCTCGAATCGGAGTCGGTCGACCAGACCGAACTGCGCCGGCTGCGCGCCCTCATCGACAAGTCTCGCGAAGGCGAAAGGAACCACTGAACATGCCGCCCTTCCAAACAGTCGCCTCGACAGCGGCGGCTCTCGGCCACGCTTTGATCGACGGCATCTGGCTCGGCGCGTTGCTCGCGATCGTGCTCGCCGTGAGCTTGCGCCTTGTCAGAGGCCTGAACGCGGCATCGCGCCACGCGATATGGTACGCAGCGCTCATCGCCATAGCCGCGGTGCCTGTCGCCGGCTTTAGTTGGTCCGTGACGCACGCGTCCACGAGCAGCGCACAACCCGCTCGCATCGAAATCACTCAAGCTCGCGAAAACAGCGCGGGCGCCCCCGCCGGCGCGGCCCCTATCTATCGCAGCGAACGCGTGAACCCGGCCGGCAAATCGGCGACGAGCGATGGCGGCCAAGTCTCGTCCTCTCTACCGGCGGCGCTTCCCACATCGCGCTTGCCGATAAACATGCCCGATATCATCCTCGCGATCGTCGCGCTTCTCGCATTGATCTCCATCGCCGGCCTCATCGGCGTCTTGCTCAGTCTTGCTCGCTTGCTGGCGGTGAAACGCGACAGCCGGCCGTTCGATGCGGCGGCCGAAGCGGGACTTCGCCGTTGGTCGGCGCGACCTGCGGCGGGCCGCGCCGTTTCGCTGCGCGTCTCGCAAGGCGTCGACGTTCCGGCAGCCGTCGGATTCTTGCACCCCTCGATTCTCGTGCCGGCGTCATGGCCTGCAAATCTCGAAGCCGATGAGCTCGACAAGATCGTCATGCACGAGTATTCTCATCTTCTTCGCGCCGACGACTGGACCGCGTTTGTCCAACGCGTGGCGGAGCGGCTGTTCTGGTTCAACCCCGCCGTGCGCTACATCGCCGGCCGCGCCAATCTCGAGCGCGAGATCGCGTGCGACGACCGTGTCGTCGCGGAGTATGCAAGCGCAACGTCCTACGCCGAGTGCCTATGGCGGATCGCACAATTCTCGCACATGCCGGCGGCAAAATCACTGGTGCCCGCAGCGCTTGTCACGCGCGCTCAAATCGTCGAAAGGATAGAACTTCTCATGAACACCGAACGCGACATCCTGCCGCGCATTCGGCCCGCGGCCGTTGCGGCCATCGTGCCGCTTGCCGTTGCGCTGCTCATCGTCGGCGTCATGCGCGCGCCCGCCATCACATTGGCCGCCGCGCCCAGAGCGGCAACCGCGCAAACCCACGCCGCGAAACCTGTCATTGCAAGGCAGGCCGTCGCAGCTTCCAAGCCGGCCACATCCGCATGGATCGCGACGAAGAAAAGCACTCCGCCGTCGCTTCAAGCGGTCGCCGGCACCTCGAACATGGTCGCCCTTTCAGGTAACGGCCTCGATGTCCGCACTCTGCTTCAGGATTGCGCGGGTTGCGACCTGAGCGGAAAAGATCTTCGCAACACCGACCTTCACGGCTTGCGGCTGACCGGCGACAACATGTCGAGAGCCGACATGCGCGGCGCGAACTTGCGCGGCACGAACTTCGAAGGCGTCGATCTGAGTGGCGCCCGCTTCGACAACGCCGATCTCACGAATGCGGTGTTCGCAGGCACCGACCTTAAGGGCGTATCCTGGACCGGAGCGAAGATGGAAGGCATCGTGCTCCAGGGCGTCGCGATCGATGCGGCGATGTTGCACAGCGGCTTGGCCAAACAATTGCTCACTTCGTGCCAAGGCTGCGATATGTCCGGCCTCGACATGCGCAATCTCGATCTCCGGGGCGTCCGCCTTCAAGGCGCCGACCTCTCGCGCGCCGACCTCCGCGGTGCGAATCTCGCCGGCGCGATTCTCGACGGCGTCGATCTGGACGATGCGATGCTCGATGGTACCGACCTGACCAACGCCCGCCTCAACGGCTGCAACCTTTCGCATGTCGACTTGCGGCGCGCCCACATCCAAGGACTGAAGCTTGAGGGTGCCGATCTGCGCGAGATGAAGTTCTCAGGCCTGAACGTCCGCGGCCTAACGGCGGACGGCGCCGATCTCAGCGGCGCGCAATTGCGTCAAGTGGACCTGTCGGGCGTGCGCATGAACGGCTCCGACTTCAGCTCCGCCGACCTGACCGGTGCGCAGCTTGTCGAAGGTGAATTCGCCGGGGCCGATTTCCGCCAGGCGCGTCTGGACGGTGCAAATCTGCAGCGAGCCCGGCTGTGCGGCTATAACACCTCCATCGACACCCGCGGCGATCGAATCCGGCACGACAAATCGTGCGCCGATCTTTCGGGGGCGTCCACGAAAGGCGCGGACTTCCGCGACGTGCAGATCTGCGACTGGCACAACGACGTGGAGACGTGCCAAGCGATTTCGAGCGCCGACCTAAAGAAGTACTCGCATTCGCGTTTGACAGGCGCCGTCACGCCCACTTTTTGATGCCCTTTGTGACTATATAATTAGTTAAGCCGCCTGCGCGATGCGGGCGGTTTTTTCTTTTTCGTGTGAACCGCACGATGCACGGTGGCATACTTCAGCTAAAGCCGTAGAAAGTTGAGGCATGCCGATGAATTTACTACTTCCCGCCCTCGCAGCGGTCGCGGTGATGACCGCGGGTTCGCAAGCAACAGTTCAGATCTCGGACTACGCATTCAAACAACCCATGATCACCGTCGCGGCCGGCACGACCATCACATGGACGAATCACGATGACGACCCGCACACGGTGACCGCAGACGATAAATCCTTCGATTCCAAAGGGCTCGGCAATGGCGACGCGTGGTCGCACACATTCACAAAGCCGGGCAAGTACACGTATCATTGTGCGGCTCACCCCTTCATGAAAGGCACTGTCATCGTCACGGAGGCAACGAATTCACGATGAAGCGCGAAGAATTCCTCGAGTGCATGGCTTGGTGCGGCACCGGCGTGGTGTACGGGCTCTCGGGCGCGGGCATCGTGGGCCGGGCGCTCGCCGACGATTCCGGCGGAACGATGCCGCCGCTGGACCGCACGTTCGTGCAGATCAGCGACACGCACGTCGGATTCAACGGCAAAGCCAATCAGGATGTCATCGCCACCTTTCAGCAAGCCATCGACAAGATCAACGCGTTGCACAAACCACCTGAGTTCGTCATCCACACCGGAGATCTCACGCACTTGTCCAAACCCGATCAGCTCGACACCGTCAAGCAAATGCTAGGGACGATCAAAACCGGAGCGTACTACGCGGTACCTGGCGAGCACGATGTCATCAACGACGGGGGCACCGAATTCTTCAAAGCCTTCGGACACCCATCGGGCAATCGCTGGTTCAGCTATGATGCCGCCGGCG contains these protein-coding regions:
- a CDS encoding sigma-70 family RNA polymerase sigma factor encodes the protein MDAPHAEEDARYWLAQIARGDRSAFERLYRAYEVRLYRYLLSMVREKQQAEELVNDVMVEVWRGAPRFRNDSKPATWLFGIAYHKAIDALRKRKPPPVELHAVAAMSDPRPSPEESAMADLLRRHLEAAMGTLSPEHRAVVELALTQGYSYQQISDIAGCPVNTVKTRMFHARRHLREYFVRRGLHGEAS
- a CDS encoding BlaI/MecI/CopY family transcriptional regulator, which encodes MARNTSPTLTAAEHRVMDTLWRLGPATVADAAVGIGKPLLAYTTVLTVLRTLERKGYVRHKSEGRAYVYEPAVDRNAVRRDVVGYVLQQFFDGSPRALLLNLLESESVDQTELRRLRALIDKSREGERNH
- a CDS encoding DUF885 family protein; protein product: MNRPAIIVFALGLLVVAAAPGVAMGANGPAYQQMQTLAKDMTYTWARVHPLTATALGIAGYDGQIDAASEDARSQDMTLIATWQSRLAKITSQYGSSMTLVERDDAKLLGAQLTGLSRQYTVYNVDRKDYAGPANAVVGAIFTQFQHVPTTGVNGATAAGVARAWDDITSRLEKAPAFIVAAQSLVTTPGHLYGVVGSEELAGVADFFDGALTVAAKTQMSADKFKRFSAARDKTVTVMAATKKYIDAHVASWPENFAMGRANYDAMLRDEQLLPFDANDVARMGYDELNHGWAVRVWLEHLSQTTHTPFGPLSGGGMAPSGNALVTYYRARIADLRRYVTDNQVVTVPAWLGNINVVETPKFLQPVSPGASMNPPRQFAPEIDGFYFITPPTSLAEAAKTLDPNQDFDRDRILSTGAHEAMPGHFLQLSIARRHPDFVRKIQGSGVFAEGWAFYGEEMFVQLGLYGDDLDGRYYTAQWERVRGARAIVDPMLASGQWSYRQAADFFSQQTGFPKSEADAAVAGIALGAGYVIAYTVGRNQLETIEAQYRQKMGSRGTMLDFHDRLLCYGTTPFAVVGPELMADLSKPLAQVRAAARY
- a CDS encoding cupredoxin family copper-binding protein gives rise to the protein MNLLLPALAAVAVMTAGSQATVQISDYAFKQPMITVAAGTTITWTNHDDDPHTVTADDKSFDSKGLGNGDAWSHTFTKPGKYTYHCAAHPFMKGTVIVTEATNSR
- a CDS encoding DUF4349 domain-containing protein; amino-acid sequence: MTHRNISELLPWYINDTLSLEERTAVESEIDSCAECAAEVEELTSLRDYMLEKDAAVEGPPETLLAKSLARIAREEHAPRSVGKLWASLAGAGWLLAALPAVAAVAIVGHVAFGWFPGPSTPGDGTEQIANLQLEAPSGAVHVNLPTTRTFGKLTTTAAAVATANAVDASAPQSIASDAAAPQMIRTGSISLLVADVEKAIDATQVVARTHGGNVLSLSDQTPTQAGERHTAQLQIGVPQREFESAMSALASVGGVQARSVSAQDVSAQIVDVQARLKNARRTEADLLRIMDRQGKIDDVLAAEQQLAQVREQVEQLDAQLQAEKHQVAYSTIDVSLTDAAAKTTTVAPTGAQKLGDAWQAALRSVGGFTLGILSGALWLAAYLPYIALFAVLVAVGWYRFGRPKQDL
- a CDS encoding efflux RND transporter permease subunit, giving the protein MWLTKFALKQPSIVTMFFVAVVVFGIIGFKMMGQNINPNIQFPGVEIDSAYPGASPEEMERLVIRPIEDQLQDVRHVDQIFARSTEGAATISVQFKLGTDINAGANDVQQAVNQARGFQPADLNPPQIFRADTGSSPILTEAITSDSMSAVALSDLVQRDVVPKLRGIKGVGTINVGGDFTREIHVNPDPARLAGAGATLLDVSDALSTGNVSLPGGRLDQGKTEATVGVRADITDPADFAQLPVNVPGAARNSLKVGDVATVVDTHADQRVISTLNGKSAIILNVAHDSDGDTASTTGLVRAALADLKTQNPKVHFAEIQADNDFLSQAIGGVGTNLLEGIILTALVLLLFLHVWRSAIVVMIAIPTSIMATFFVMWLLGFSIDLLSLMGLSLTIGILVDDSIVVIENITRHREMGKRPDEAALVGRTEIGGAAIAITLVDVVVFAPIAFMGGIVGEFLREYGLVIVTATMFSLLVSFTLTPLLAAKWAVVRKPKESPIGFVRSFTSWFDGLRKRYHDRALPKALSHPWMVCIGSAVLVILSLGLVAVIPTEFQPNTEYGQANASLQYPIGTSLSATQTGTDRIAGVFMKNPHVKDVVETIGGDGTYTSTIQIDLLPQYTHEEHKLVDQINKMSTMVPGALLTSGGAQNGGGADMTYTLSGPVEALDAAAAKLADFIKRQPNTTGVNATSQMTGPRLEVKIDRARATMLGISPLAAASTARAAIGGVIATKVRSDQGLIDTIVQFAPDVRNDVHNLETTPVRSDNGQLVPLADVASFNWVTEPPVLRRMNSERIIRVFANMLHNAPIGPVDSAVQKALKDPNFLPPGVHVATEGQVQFLQDTESKILIALGTSFGLIYMLLVVLYRNYLTPVVIMVSIPVALVGALGILAVLNGLHQVFPDASAFAGQTLNIFSMLGIVMLMGLVAKNGILLVDYANTLHEQRGLTLREAIIESASVRFRPIVMTTASMIAGMLPLGIGLTEGAQFRQSMAMVIIGGLCSSLFLTLFLVPVVYTSLVGWTEKLHARAAQRRLALIERDPELAEAL
- a CDS encoding pentapeptide repeat-containing protein, giving the protein MPPFQTVASTAAALGHALIDGIWLGALLAIVLAVSLRLVRGLNAASRHAIWYAALIAIAAVPVAGFSWSVTHASTSSAQPARIEITQARENSAGAPAGAAPIYRSERVNPAGKSATSDGGQVSSSLPAALPTSRLPINMPDIILAIVALLALISIAGLIGVLLSLARLLAVKRDSRPFDAAAEAGLRRWSARPAAGRAVSLRVSQGVDVPAAVGFLHPSILVPASWPANLEADELDKIVMHEYSHLLRADDWTAFVQRVAERLFWFNPAVRYIAGRANLEREIACDDRVVAEYASATSYAECLWRIAQFSHMPAAKSLVPAALVTRAQIVERIELLMNTERDILPRIRPAAVAAIVPLAVALLIVGVMRAPAITLAAAPRAATAQTHAAKPVIARQAVAASKPATSAWIATKKSTPPSLQAVAGTSNMVALSGNGLDVRTLLQDCAGCDLSGKDLRNTDLHGLRLTGDNMSRADMRGANLRGTNFEGVDLSGARFDNADLTNAVFAGTDLKGVSWTGAKMEGIVLQGVAIDAAMLHSGLAKQLLTSCQGCDMSGLDMRNLDLRGVRLQGADLSRADLRGANLAGAILDGVDLDDAMLDGTDLTNARLNGCNLSHVDLRRAHIQGLKLEGADLREMKFSGLNVRGLTADGADLSGAQLRQVDLSGVRMNGSDFSSADLTGAQLVEGEFAGADFRQARLDGANLQRARLCGYNTSIDTRGDRIRHDKSCADLSGASTKGADFRDVQICDWHNDVETCQAISSADLKKYSHSRLTGAVTPTF
- a CDS encoding metallophosphoesterase, with amino-acid sequence MKREEFLECMAWCGTGVVYGLSGAGIVGRALADDSGGTMPPLDRTFVQISDTHVGFNGKANQDVIATFQQAIDKINALHKPPEFVIHTGDLTHLSKPDQLDTVKQMLGTIKTGAYYAVPGEHDVINDGGTEFFKAFGHPSGNRWFSYDAAGVHALALTNVVDITKGGILGRDQLEWARTDLAKQRADTPIVVMAHIPLYAVYPDWGWTTDDQMELLDQLRRFDTVTVLNGHIHQVLSKVDGKITFYTAASTAFPQPKPGSAPNPGPLAVPAGDLGKLLGIRTVTVQGGSHNIAIADQSLAS